One Phycisphaerales bacterium DNA window includes the following coding sequences:
- a CDS encoding phage tail tape measure protein, whose translation MATTQGIRAGKAFVEIGGDDSRLLRALRRAQVRLKAFGDGVRSVGQRLVATAAVIGTPFALSSIAFATFEQSMARVRALTNANEKDFKRLSDEAKRLGETTVFSASQAADAMGFFALAGFSVEQILKSIGPTLNLAAAGQLEIAQSADIAAKIMAGMGIEADHLGEAVDVLTKAMTTANTDLLQLGDAMKFVGPIAKSAGIAFEEIVAAIQLLSNAGIQGEMAGTTLRGAILALTSPSKEAADTLKELGVNVLDAQGNVRPLAAIIDDLNRAMEGMGSGKRLEILGRVFQARQAAGVAELLSQGADNLRDYQNALQGATGTAERIAGVQLNTLKGQAIILKSALEGLGIAVGESIVAPLRIATHLITRVTTAIAEWVRENRMLVVVAAGSVAVLGAVGVALVLVGASAQAAAFVLGGLVSVITAVKVAFAAAAAIIGAVISPIGLLIAAVAVLGGTVIAWSGAGGKALQWLRDRFGELSTFVGAVVAGIRDALAAGDIALAARALWAGLRVAWEQGIQPLRQAWIGFSAGFQKAAIIAFSGVRKAWIEVRDWFERNFPDFTAGIAKGWANLAAGVQRIWARVTNWLADRFTEVMGLLDETLDVEGAKALNRRELDADLAGIESQRKDALAEAERRRGRSDAQREQEKEAALNAVDAQRAEALADLDEQTAERVRQAEEALARTKQELAQAVETARQRREEALTSGQDPASTALQRLADLGDQLDLLASRVSVRGTFDASAVRGLAAGDDSAERTARATEQTARHTKRLVEASNKGLAFG comes from the coding sequence ATGGCCACCACCCAGGGCATCCGCGCCGGAAAGGCCTTCGTCGAGATCGGCGGCGACGACTCGCGCCTGCTCCGCGCCCTGCGGCGCGCCCAGGTGCGTCTCAAGGCCTTCGGCGACGGTGTGCGGTCAGTCGGCCAGCGTCTCGTCGCCACCGCGGCCGTCATCGGCACGCCCTTCGCGCTGAGCAGCATCGCCTTCGCCACCTTCGAGCAGAGCATGGCCCGCGTCCGCGCCCTGACCAACGCCAATGAGAAGGACTTCAAGCGTCTCTCGGATGAAGCCAAGCGCCTCGGCGAGACGACGGTGTTCTCGGCGAGCCAGGCCGCGGATGCGATGGGATTCTTCGCGCTGGCGGGTTTCAGCGTCGAGCAGATCCTCAAGTCCATCGGCCCGACACTCAATCTCGCCGCGGCGGGCCAGCTCGAGATCGCCCAGTCCGCCGACATCGCCGCCAAGATCATGGCCGGCATGGGGATCGAAGCCGATCACCTCGGCGAGGCAGTGGATGTGCTCACCAAGGCCATGACCACCGCCAACACCGATCTGCTCCAACTGGGCGACGCCATGAAGTTCGTCGGCCCGATCGCCAAGAGCGCAGGCATCGCCTTCGAGGAGATCGTCGCGGCCATTCAGCTGCTCTCCAACGCCGGCATCCAGGGCGAGATGGCGGGCACGACTCTGCGCGGGGCGATCCTGGCGCTGACGAGCCCGAGCAAGGAAGCGGCGGACACGCTCAAGGAACTGGGTGTGAACGTGCTCGACGCACAGGGCAACGTCCGGCCGCTGGCGGCCATCATCGATGATCTGAATCGCGCCATGGAGGGCATGGGCTCGGGCAAGCGACTCGAAATCCTCGGCCGGGTCTTCCAGGCCCGGCAGGCGGCCGGCGTGGCTGAACTCCTCTCGCAGGGCGCCGACAACCTCCGCGACTACCAGAACGCCTTGCAGGGCGCGACCGGCACGGCCGAGCGCATCGCCGGCGTTCAACTCAACACCCTCAAGGGTCAGGCGATCATTCTCAAGAGCGCCCTCGAAGGTCTGGGCATCGCCGTAGGCGAATCGATCGTGGCGCCTCTGCGCATTGCCACGCACCTGATTACTCGCGTCACGACCGCGATCGCGGAGTGGGTGCGCGAGAACCGGATGCTTGTCGTCGTCGCCGCGGGATCGGTCGCCGTGCTCGGCGCTGTCGGCGTGGCGCTGGTGCTGGTGGGCGCCAGTGCGCAGGCCGCGGCATTCGTGCTCGGCGGGTTGGTCTCGGTGATTACAGCAGTGAAAGTCGCATTCGCTGCCGCGGCCGCGATCATCGGCGCCGTCATCTCGCCCATCGGCCTGCTCATCGCCGCCGTCGCAGTGCTCGGCGGAACCGTCATCGCATGGTCCGGCGCGGGTGGCAAGGCCTTGCAGTGGCTGCGTGATCGGTTCGGCGAACTGAGCACATTCGTCGGCGCCGTGGTCGCCGGTATCCGCGATGCACTCGCCGCCGGTGACATCGCACTGGCCGCCCGCGCGCTGTGGGCTGGCCTGCGCGTCGCGTGGGAACAGGGCATCCAGCCCCTGCGCCAGGCGTGGATCGGCTTCAGCGCCGGCTTCCAGAAGGCCGCGATCATCGCCTTCTCCGGCGTTCGAAAGGCATGGATCGAGGTGCGCGACTGGTTCGAACGCAACTTCCCGGATTTCACCGCGGGCATCGCCAAAGGCTGGGCCAATCTCGCCGCGGGCGTGCAGCGCATCTGGGCCCGGGTGACGAACTGGCTCGCCGACCGGTTCACTGAAGTCATGGGCCTGCTCGATGAGACGCTCGATGTCGAAGGGGCCAAGGCGCTCAATCGCCGGGAACTGGATGCCGATCTCGCGGGGATCGAATCGCAGCGCAAGGACGCGCTCGCCGAGGCGGAGCGCCGCCGCGGTCGCAGCGATGCCCAGCGCGAGCAGGAGAAGGAGGCGGCGCTCAATGCCGTCGATGCCCAGCGCGCCGAGGCCCTGGCTGATCTCGACGAGCAGACGGCCGAGCGCGTGCGCCAGGCTGAGGAAGCACTGGCCCGCACGAAACAGGAACTGGCGCAGGCGGTCGAGACGGCGCGGCAGCGGCGCGAAGAGGCGCTGACCAGCGGACAGGATCCCGCATCGACTGCTTTGCAGCGCCTGGCTGACCTGGGCGATCAACTCGATCTGCTCGCCAGTCGCGTCAGTGTCCGCGGCACCTTCGACGCCTCGGCCGTGCGCGGCCTCGCCGCCGGCGATGACAGTGCCGAGCGCACAGCGCGCGCCACCGAACAGACGGCCCGCCACACCAAGCGCCTCGTCGAGGCTTCAAACAAGGGATTGGCCTTCGGATGA
- a CDS encoding DUF2190 family protein: MTQATFVSPGNAIDYTPGSAVAAGQVVVQSTLPGFARTPIAANALGSLGVAGIYDIVKVTGAIGAGIAVYWDANGDPVGGTAGTGALTTTSTGNTYLGKTVRAAADTDATARVLVDHSVIGLQSTLTGAIPDPGDAGAIPVAQSGYVPIVTGGSETRTLAIPTFVGQELLLFIKTDGGTCVITVAAAINQTGNNTITMAEVNDSIRLHAIDNDGTLAWRVVCNDGAALSTV; the protein is encoded by the coding sequence ATGACACAGGCAACATTCGTCTCACCCGGCAACGCCATCGACTACACCCCCGGCAGCGCCGTGGCGGCCGGCCAGGTGGTGGTGCAGAGCACACTGCCGGGCTTTGCTCGCACACCCATCGCGGCAAATGCGCTGGGGTCCCTGGGCGTGGCGGGCATCTACGACATCGTCAAGGTGACCGGCGCGATCGGCGCAGGCATCGCGGTCTACTGGGATGCCAATGGCGATCCCGTCGGTGGCACGGCCGGAACCGGCGCTTTGACGACCACTTCGACGGGCAACACCTACCTCGGCAAGACCGTACGGGCCGCAGCGGACACCGATGCCACGGCGCGCGTGCTCGTCGATCACTCCGTCATTGGGCTCCAGAGCACGCTGACGGGCGCGATTCCCGATCCCGGCGACGCCGGTGCCATTCCCGTCGCGCAGTCGGGCTATGTGCCCATCGTGACTGGCGGCTCGGAGACGCGCACACTGGCGATCCCGACCTTTGTCGGGCAGGAACTGCTCCTGTTCATCAAGACCGACGGCGGCACCTGCGTGATCACTGTGGCCGCGGCGATCAACCAGACCGGCAACAACACCATCACGATGGCGGAAGTGAACGACTCGATCCGCCTGCACGCGATCGACAACGACGGCACCCTCGCCTGGCGCGTGGTGTGCAATGACGGCGCGGCCCTCTCCACGGTGTAA